In one window of Plasmodium berghei ANKA genome assembly, chromosome: 14 DNA:
- a CDS encoding lipoate-protein ligase 1, with protein sequence MPGISCFVKRCYGSEKKRTINPLVLISNNQNIYFNLSLENFILTNYNELLNYLNVNTIEKYNKPVLFLWRNNKSIIIGKNQNIWSECDLDNIKKNNVLVARRFTGGGAVYHDLGNLCFTFLNNNINKNNNYNIILNTLKSHFNIDAKLHGRNDITVNDKKCSGSAFKNIKDVFLHHGTILIDIEKNVLNKYLTPNKIKYIKHGVASVNARTVNLKEINSNITCENLCIALIKEFQKFYNIFETNPNTKNINSNRTADKNGEIFEGISDNFSINNVNQQNNTSLINNNDVISNNLNVHYIDTNQNIIKNPQFLKYYNLLKDWDWCYGKTPKFQNTFCKQFNFGRLEICFDVKNGLIKDGNVFSDALDINLIDQLKLIFNNDIKYTKESINDFLKNIKVENKESLEEITSWILEEL encoded by the coding sequence atgccAGGTATATCCTGTTTTGTAAAACGATGTTATGGATCAGAGAAAAAACGAACAATAAACCCTCTTGTTTTAATATCAAAcaatcaaaatatttactttaatttatcgttggaaaattttattttaactaATTATAACGAGCTATTAAACTATTTAAATGTTAATActattgaaaaatataacaaacctgttttatttttatggagaaataacaaatcaataataataggaaaaaatcaaaatatatggaGTGAATGTGATTTggataatattaaaaaaaataatgttttaGTAGCTCGACGATTTACAGGGGGAGGTGCAGTTTATCATGATTTAGGAAATTTATGTTTCACCTtcttaaataataatataaataaaaataataattacaatataatattaaatactTTGAAAAGTCATTTTAACATTGATGCAAAATTACATGGAAGAAATGATATAACAGTAAACGATAAAAAATGCTCAGGATCtgcatttaaaaatattaaagacgtttttttacatcatggaacaatattaatagatatagaaaaaaatgttttaaataaatatttaactcctaacaaaattaaatacaTAAAGCATGGAGTGGCAAGTGTAAATGCAAGGACGgttaatttaaaagaaataaatagtaatataacatgtgaaaatttatgtatagctttaattaaagaatttcaaaaattttataatatatttgaaacAAATcctaatacaaaaaatatcaattCTAATCGTACAGCTGATAAAAATGGTGAAATATTTGAAGGCATTTCTGATAACTtttctataaataatgttaaCCAACAAAATAACACTAGCTTAATTAACAACAACGATGTTATATCAAACAATTTAAATGTTCATTATATTGATACAAATCaaaatatcataaaaaatccacaatttttaaaatattataatttattaaaagatTGGGATTGGTGTTATGGTAAAACACCTAAATTTCAAAACACATTTTGTAAACAATTCAATTTTGGACGATTAGAAATATGCTTTGatgtaaaaaatggatTAATAAAAGATGGAAATGTTTTTTCAGATGCATTAGACATTAATTTAATAGATCAACTTaaacttatttttaataatgatattaaatataCCAAAGAAAGtataaatgattttttaaaaaatataaaagtcgaaaataaagaatCCTTAGAAGAAATAACTTCATGGATATTAGAAGAACTCTAA
- a CDS encoding pinin/SDK/MemA domain-containing protein, putative, which yields MKKYLSEENKLKITIRKDYLERENIKTKILNNINRLTHLCLDEKKNHPKNEPKKRGSRNENLENVPNFEIEKRPKLNEDETTVTRNKRLLQSFLFDHLKKAKDALEDEKGNKTIIMQQTQNKRVEAKLLEEKKKIEKNEIFDIEKKTNVLINDIKIIEENIKKNEGKFIKMSLINHYDKMKNFISTNTSPTIFWCPFKFNEKMKTLQKATHEFISKKIEEIESANYEVEFEEENWVKEFHNLKEIIKRKTLENGEGKNEEENDEENDGKNDGKNDEENDGKNEENDEENDGKNDEENDEENDGKNDEENDGKNDEENDEENDEENDEENDGKNDEENDGKNDGKNDEENDEENDGKNDEENDEEN from the exons atgaaaaaatatttatcagaagaaaataagctaaaaataacaataagGAAGGATTATTTAGAaagagaaaatattaaaacgaaaatattaaataacataaataGATTAACCCATTTATGCTTAG acGAAAAAAAGAACCATCCAAAAAATGAGCCCAAAAAAAGAGGGTCCAGAAATGAAAACTTg GAAAATGTTCCAAACTTTGAAATAGAAAAACGA CCTAAGCTAAATGAAGATGAAACAACAGTAACCCGAAATAAAAGATTGTTACAAAGTTTTCTTTTTGATCATCTAAAAAAAGCAAAGGATGCTTTAGAAGATGAAAAAGGTAATAAAACGATTATAATGCAACAGActcaaaataaaagagTAGAAGCAAAATTattagaagaaaaaaaaaaaatcgaaaaaaatgaaatatttgatatagaaaaaaaaacaaatgtacttattaatgatattaaaataatagaagaaaatataaaaaaaaatgaaggaaaatttatcaaaatgtCATTAATTAATcattatgataaaatgaaaaattttattagtaCTAATACTTCTCCAACTATTTTTTGGTGCCCATTCAAATtcaatgaaaaaatgaaaacattACAAAAAGCTACACATGAATTtataagtaaaaaaattgaagaaaTCGAATCAGCCAATTATGAGGTGGAATTTGAAGAAGAAAACTGGGTCAAAGAATTTCACAACTTGAAGGAAAtcataaaaagaaaaacacTCGAAAATGGGGAgggaaaaaatgaagaagaaaatgatgaagaaaatgatggaaaaaatgatggaaaaaatgatgaagaaaatgatggaaaaaatgaagaaaatgatgaagaaaatgatggaaaaaatgatgaagaaaatgatgaagaaaatgatggaaaaaatgatgaagaaaatgatggaaaaaatgatgaagaaaatgatgaagaaaatgatgaagaaaatgatgaagaaaatgatggaaaaaatgatgaagaaaatgatggaaaaaatgatggaaaaaatgatgaagaaaatgatgaagaaaatgatggaaaaaatgatgaagaaaatgatgaagaaaaCTGA
- a CDS encoding ubiquitin-like protein, putative: MKELEELCKYKNTKETKTINIKNVGNFIKKIEYEDYDIIDEVLRRNELIKENKGFLYQFKKKIIDLKKTFSYYKIKPNDTIYVLPEPPPSPFLIYLFHQISGKMHCIELNHLDSVAMLKKHVEKKLKIKDEDQILIYNDKCINNKKSLQEEFSTREVLVTILDKHDIQEIENDEI, translated from the exons ATGAAAGAGTTAGAAGAATTatgcaaatataaaaataccaAAGAAACCAAaactataaatataaaaaatgttggtaattttataaaaaaaattgaatatGAAGATTATGATATAATTGACGAAGTGCTAAGAAGaaatgaattaataaaagaaaataaaggttttttatatcaatttaaaaaaaaaattattgatttaaaaaaaacattttcatattataaaatcaaaCCTAATGATACAATTTATGTATTGCCTGAGCCACCTCCATCTCCTttcttaatatatttatttcatcaaaTATCGGGGAAAATGCAT TGTATTGAATTAAATCATTTGGATTCAGTTGCGATGCTAAAGAAACAcgttgaaaaaaaattaaaaataaaagatgaagatcaaattttaatttataatgataaatgtataaacaataaaaaatcttTACAAGAGGAATTTTCTACTCGTGAAGTTCTGGTAACTATTCTTGATAAACATGATATACAAGAAATTGAAAATGacgaaatataa
- a CDS encoding general transcription factor IIH subunit 2, putative, translated as MQNSQNTDNNAIFVEEVVRDFDQNEVFEEITTKFIWEQDVERSWNLLVENNGILQHVNQETYDEKNKQKYKKSQTCSLRKGIFRNVIILFDMSSCMKERDFKPNRITVILECVEIFLKNFFFKNPVGHVGVVALKNSSAKLIQQLTSNIDDVLNSLVKEQKEGLQGSPSLQEGLEIAHNLLMDMPLYGTKEILIMYGSIRTCDKKNILKYLDLLIKNNMYVNCISIAPEMHILKHICEKTNGIYKICTNKNILINEINQVAETPLWMHGMEPQLIHICFPVKKKINTQIVCSCHNILNTDTYICNFCNSYTCKIPSKCKICGIHLISMHDLSHITNSLQASPLFVEIRNEQNNHTHCASCNQLLYDKVSQCTKCKNIFCLECDVFIHEDLNQCPFCLNDED; from the exons ATGCAAAATTCGCAAAATACTGATAacaat GCCATTTTTGTTGAAGAGGTTGTAAGAGATTTTGATCAAAATGAAGTTTTCGAAGAAATAACgacaaaatttatttggGAACAGG ATGTTGAACGGTCATGGAATTTACTTGTTGAAAATAACGGTATATTACAACATGTCAATCAGGAAACATAtgacgaaaaaaataaacaaaaatataaaaagagCCAAACTTGCTCCCTAAGAAAAGGAATATTCAG gaatgtaataatattatttgatatgTCAAGTTGCATGAAAGAACGGGATTTCAAGCCAAACAGAATAACCGTTATCCTTGAATGTGTTGAG atatttctaaaaaatttttttttcaaaaaccCAGTGGGGCATGTTGGAGTAGTAGCATTGAAAAACAGCTCAGCAAAATTAATTCAACAATTGACATCAAATATAGATGATGTTTTAAACTCATTAGTAAAGGAACAAAAAGAAGGGCTTCAAGGATCTCCATCATTACAAGAAGGCCTTGAAATTGctcataatttattaatggATATGCCTTTATATGGaacaaaagaaatattaattatgtATGGATCTATAAGGACatgtgataaaaaaaatatattaaaatatttagatttgttaataaaaaataatatgtatgtaAATTGTATATCAATAGCTCCtgaaatgcatatattaaaacatatttgtgaaaaaacaaatggtatttacaaaatatgtacaaataaaaatattttaataaatgaaataaatcaaGTTGCTGAGACTCCATTGTGGATGCATGGAATGGAGCCTCaattaattcatatatgttttccagtaaaaaaaaaaattaacacaCAAATTGTATGTTCTtgtcataatattttaaatactgatacatatatttgtaatttttgtaatagTTATACATGTAAAATACCATctaaatgtaaaatatgtggcattcatttaatttcaATGCATGACCTTTCACATATTACAAATAGTCTTCAAGCATCTCCATTATTTGTTGAGATTAGAAATGAGCAAAATAATCACACACATTGTGCATCATGTAATCAACTGTTGTATGATAAAGTATCTCAATGTACTAAatgcaaaaatattttttgtttggAATGTGATGTTTTTATTCATGAAGATTTAAATCAATGCCCTTTTTGTTTAAATGATGAAGATTAA